The Seriola aureovittata isolate HTS-2021-v1 ecotype China chromosome 2, ASM2101889v1, whole genome shotgun sequence genome has a segment encoding these proteins:
- the LOC130176379 gene encoding rac GTPase-activating protein 1-like, producing MESPVRNLYNQFQSLRAQVDGLNEGIEPQFLQMALNFEECRKKWLRAGDELVSCKEMLAKAETERGALEVKLKHARNQVDVEIRRRQKAETVYEKLERQLQLIRELLISENNSVHLSEEQRSALAFLSAHSQAAQAANGNLNSSRRLTTIDESASLLSDISFDQTDDSLDWDSSVMKTVRLRKRQKRRSSRKLCEVPPQATKKPRSTGRASERMNESIVAKTTITVPVNGGAVEAVSTIETVPYWTRSRKRSVAPAWGDTTTTDQSETASEAPSTPVSDFPAQLRTPKANGGGKKHHFIPKTVIKSEFCAPCGRRTKFGKMYLRCQDCRIVTHPECRERCPLPCNPAAVSTPIKNTEATLADFAPVTSPKIPALVIYCIKEIEHRGLHEVGLYRVSGHDRVVKELKEKLIRGKTLPALNKVEDINVITGVLKDFLRNLPEPLLTFHLNKAFMAAAEIQDDDNSLAMMYQTIGELPQPNRDTLACLMIHLQKVSQSVDTKMDVNNLARVFGPTLVGHAVPDPDPMTILHDTNRQPRVVERLLSIPASYWSQFAHPDNTAMDNAHEFDTLDHRVSILGPVTTPEHQMMTKTPSSSSLSQRMMQTLSNTTIFGSKSKATAASNRQGNFFASPQLK from the exons ATGGAGTCGCCAGTGCGGAACCTGTACAACCAGTTCCAGAGTCTCAGAGCCCAGGTGGACGGTCTGAATGAGGGCATTGAACCAC AGTTTCTCCAGATGGCACTGAACTTTGAGGAGTGCCGTAAGAAGTGGCTGCGGGCAGGCGACGAGCTGGTTTCTTGTAAAGAGATGCTGGCTAAAGCGGAGACTGAGAGGGGAGCCCTGGAGGTCAAACTAAAGCACGCTCGCAACCAGGTGGATGTGGAGATCCGCCGGCGGCAGAAGGCTGAGACAGTCTATGAGAAGCTG GAACGTCAGTTACAGCTGATCCGGGAACTGCTCATTTCAGAGAACAACAGTGTCCACCTGAGCGAGGAGCAGCGATCCGCCCTGGCCTTCCTCAGTGCGCACTCCCAGGCAGCACAGGCTGCTAATGGCAACCTCAACTCTAGCCGAAG GTTAACCACCATCGATGAATCAGCTTCTTTGCTGTCAGACATCAGCTTTGACCAAACGGACGACTCTCTG GACTGGGATTCCTCtgtgatgaagactgtgagattACGGAAACGGCAGAAACGA CGTTCATCCAGAAAACTCTGTGAGGTTCCTCCACAGGCCACGAAGAAACCTCGCTCCACTGGACGCGCATCAGAGAGG ATGAATGAGTCTATCGTGGCCAAAACTACCATCACTGTGCCTGTAAATGGTGGCGCTGTCGAGGCGGTCTCCACCATTGAGACTGTGCCTTACTGGACACGTAGCAGAAAGAGGAGTG TTGCTCCAGCATGGGGTGATACAACCACTACTGACCAATCTGAGACTGCGAGTGAGGCTCCCAGCACACCAGTCTCTGACTTCCCAGCCCAACTGCGAACCCCTAAAGCCaatggaggaggaaagaagcaCCACTTCATCCCCAAGACA GTGATCAAGTCTGAATTCTGTGCTCCTTGTGGAAGAAGAACAAAGTTTGGAAAGATGTACCTCCGCTGCCAGGATTGCAGGATTGTGACCCATCCTGAGTGTCGTGAGCGCTGTCCGCTGCCCTGTAATCCCGCAGCTGTTAGCACTCCCATCAAAAACACAGAG GCCACACTGGCTGACTTTGCTCCAGTCACCTCCCCAAAGATCCCAGCTTTGGTTATCTACTGCATTAAGGAGATTGAACACAGAGGTCTACATGAG GTTGGCCTGTACAGAGTCTCTGGCCATGATCGTGTGGTGAAAGAGCTGAAGGAAAAGCTGATTAGAGGAAAGACTCTACCTGCACTTAACAAAGTAGAAGACATCAACGTTATTACAGGTGTCCTCAAAGACTTCCTCAGAAACCTTCCAGAGCCACTGCTCACCTTCCACCTCAACAAAGCCTTCATGGCAGCAGCGG aaaTCCAGGATGATGACAACAGTTTGGCCATGATGTACCAGACCATTGGTGAGCTGCCTCAACCCAACCGAGACACTCTGGCCTGCCTGATGATTCATCTGCAAAA GGTGTCTCAGAGTGTGGATACCAAAATGGATGTGAACAACCTGGCCAGGGTCTTTGGCCCAACCCTTGTGGGTCATGCTGTTCCCGACCCAGACCCTATGACCATCCTGCATGACACAAATAGACAACCAAGG GTGGTAGAGCGCTTGCTCAGTATTCCAGCAAGCTACTGGAGCCAGTTTGCCCATCCAGATAATACAGCCATGGACAATGCTCACGAGTTTGATACTCTAGACCACAGAG TGAGCATACTGGGACCAGTGACCACTCCAGAGCACCAGATGATGACTAAAACACCTTCCTCTAGCTCGCTGTCCCAGCGCATGATGCAGACCCTCTCCAACACCACCAT ATTTGGGAGCAAGAGCAAAGCAACGGCTGCCTCTAACCGTCAGGGCAACTTCTTCGCTTCTCCACAGCTGAAGTAA
- the LOC130176478 gene encoding major intrinsically disordered Notch2-binding receptor 1-like isoform X1: protein MANLQQEYPGVLLGILEELANMRQWLTFQDLCRMVSTRFDLEHLIELRSLLFAAASRDPCFPATLFRDRVSTRGQGLSPIGVAADIVTIFNLIQMTGGAPDDSQPMRAQTILPVDQSPGPSLPGIHQLNIPGQERARSHSDSSGGPIDQHLLFPRSNYSARKRASLPPDPISLVSSPPIRARAVSFDLPHTTLLYPSGQISSEVMKNIYLPLETDSESSGDSAPVEVFEPEQGSSVDQKRNIFRKDFHNQPPLIPQVTVSSESPSPNTGQKGFDNRSFENIQNPYPSPTTVHQSPEQRAKHESLDDLQDSTYFGPGSAPEWSPRHLQPPKAPRPIWGNKSHSLEDRIGMGSIGMGMESQGGQLPRRSTPAISKLGSSGGESGDSGLPSGGDAVKAQGTQTDIPDPRRLRSLVHADRLSFMTSLDDPEFGEDDISAIFRFLDDISMCGSTGVLHPSDGTGTINQDTPEARRGRLGQLQRLFHSLESSDDGLKASVCKLLLRMSQIERQLESLNDVKAEISQVLSALQRLDEKIQQPVGGGQSGGRWLEPLSGVSSFISHPITPSDSSDPQPLSASGHLFPGTSTSSLDWSRWNSPPDRTESSKAQADSKGVKEGKKDPSSRRASKTQPEEKSVSDSKQQNVSNFARDWTVSFSKSKDGKGSHGKTGQTDQSGSTANLLSQKSSNLVDQVFNSSLFRHKDSSLTGGLTSGKIIDARSAEGRGRPIWTVDDREVRISPLDLQAQESLNPNNMEFWMDDIYTPGYDALLRRKEADQRRAKICKLIALIATAVVIILIIVIPICTIGS from the exons ATGGCTAACCTGCAGCAGGAATACCCCGGGGTCCTTCTGGGGATCCTAGAGGAATTGGCCAATATGAGGCAATGGCTGACGTTCCAGGACCTTTGCCGCATGGTCAGCACCCGCTTTGACCTAGAGCATCTCATCGAGCTCAGGAgtttgctgtttgctgctgccaGCCGGGACCCCTGTTTCCCAGCCACTCTCTTCAGAGACCGGGTTTCCACCAGAGGCCAAGGGCTATCACCCATAGGAGTCGCTGCTGACATTGTAACTATCTTCAATCTTATTCAGATGACGGGTGGGGCTCCTGATGACAGTCAGCCAATGAGAGCCCAGACAATCCTCCCTGTTGACCAGTCCCCAGGCCCCAGTCTGCCTGGAATCCACCAGCTGAACATTCCTGGTCAAGAGAGAGCACGCTCCCACTCTGATTCCAGTGGTGGGCCTATCGACCAGCATTTGCTGTTTCCGAGATCTAATTACTCTGCCCGCAAGCGAGCGAGTCTTCCGCCCGATCCCATCTCACTTGTGTCCTCCCCTCCAATCAGGGCGAGGGCTGTGTCCTTCGACTTGCCTCACACAACACTCTTGTACCCTAGTGGTCAAATCTCCAGCGAGGTCATGAAGAATATCTACTTGCCTTTGGAAACGGACAGTGAGTCTAGTGGAGATTCTGCACCCGTGGAGGTGTTTGAACCTGAACAGGGATCATCTGTTGACCAGAAGAGAAACATCTTTAGGAAGGACTTCCATAACCAGCCTCCTCTAATACCCCAGGTGACTGTCAGCAGTGAGTCTCCCAGTCCCAACACGGGGCAGAAAGGCTTTGACAATCGCAGCtttgaaaatattcagaatCCTTACCCGTCACCAACAACAGTCCACCAATCGCCAGAGCAGCGGGCTAAACATGAAAGCCTTGACGACCTGCAGGACTCAACTTATTTCGGACCTGGGTCAGCCCCAGAGTGGTCCCCCCGACACCTCCAGCCTCCCAAGGCCCCGAGGCCCATCTGGGGCAACAAGAGTCACAGTCTAGAGGACCGGATAGGCATGGGCAGCATTGGGATGGGGATGGAATCACAAGGGGGGCAACTTCCAAGACGATCAACCCCTGCTATCAGCAAATTGGGGTCCTCGGGAGGTGAGAGTGGGGATAGTGGATTGCCAAGTGGAGGTGATGCAGTTAAGGCACAGGGAACCCAGACAGACATACCGGACCCCCGGCGCCTCCGTAGCCTGGTCCACGCAGATCGCCTCTCTTTCATGACCTCATTGGATGACCCTGAGTTTGGTGAGGATGACATCAGTGCCATCTTTCGTTTCTTAGATGACATAAGCATGTGTGGCTCCACAGGAGTCCTGCACCCCAGTGATGGAACAGGGACCATCAACCAGGACACCCCCGAGGCCAGACGTGGTCGCCTAGGTCAACTCCAAAGGCTTTTCCACTCCTTGGAAAGCAGTGACGATGGGCTGAAGGCCAGTGTCTGTAAGCTGCTGCTCCGTATGAGCCAGATAGAAAGACAACTGGAGTCACTGAATGATGTAAAGGCCGAGATTTCCCAggttctctctgctctgcagcgaCTGGATGAAAAGATCCAGCAGCCTGTCGGTGGTGGACAAAGTGGCGGGCGATGGCTGGAGCCTCTCAGTGGTGTCTCCTCCTTTATTAGCCACCCTATAACTCCTTCTGACTCATCAGATCCTCAACCTCTGTCTGCATCTGGACATCTGTTTCCAGGGACCAGCACTAGTAGTCTGGACTGGAGCCGATGGAACTCTCCCCCCGACCGAACAGAGAGCAGCAAAGCTCAGGCTGATTCTAAGGGGGTGAAAGAAGGGAAGAAGGATCCATCATCCCGACGTGCCTCCAAAACGCAGCCTGAGGAGAAAAGTGTGTCTGATTCCAAACAGCAGAATGTTTCTAACTTTGCAAGAGACTGGACAGTGTCATTCTCAAAAAGTAAAGATGGCAAAGGCTCACATGGAAAAACTGGACAG ACAGATCAGTCAGGCAGCACAGCTAACCTACTCTCCCAAAAATCCTCCAACCTGGTGGACCAAGTGTTTAACTCATCCCTGTTCCGCCACAAAGACAGCAGTCTGACAGGTGGGCTAACCTCTGGGAAGATCATTGACGCCAGATCGGCTGAGGGGAGGGGTAGACCCATCTGGACTGTAGATGACAGAGAGGTACGAATCTCCCCTTTGGACTTACAG GCTCAGGAGTCTCTTAACCCCAACAACATGGAATTCTGGATGGATGACATCTACACTCCAGGCTACGATGCTCTGCTCAGGCGTAAAGAGGCTGACCAGCGCCGGGCCAAGATCTGCAAGCTGATTGCACTCATTGCCACTGCAGTGGTTATCATTCTCATCATTGTCATTCCTATTTGCACCATAGGCTCGTGA
- the LOC130176478 gene encoding major intrinsically disordered Notch2-binding receptor 1-like isoform X2, translating to MANLQQEYPGVLLGILEELANMRQWLTFQDLCRMVSTRFDLEHLIELRSLLFAAASRDPCFPATLFRDRVSTRGQGLSPIGVAADIVTIFNLIQMTGGAPDDSQPMRAQTILPVDQSPGPSLPGIHQLNIPGQERARSHSDSSGGPIDQHLLFPRSNYSARKRASLPPDPISLVSSPPIRARAVSFDLPHTTLLYPSGQISSEVMKNIYLPLETDSESSGDSAPVEVFEPEQGSSVDQKRNIFRKDFHNQPPLIPQVTVSSESPSPNTGQKGFDNRSFENIQNPYPSPTTVHQSPEQRAKHESLDDLQDSTYFGPGSAPEWSPRHLQPPKAPRPIWGNKSHSLEDRIGMGSIGMGMESQGGQLPRRSTPAISKLGSSGGESGDSGLPSGGDAVKAQGTQTDIPDPRRLRSLVHADRLSFMTSLDDPEFGEDDISAIFRFLDDISMCGSTGVLHPSDGTGTINQDTPEARRGRLGQLQRLFHSLESSDDGLKASVCKLLLRMSQIERQLESLNDVKAEISQVLSALQRLDEKIQQPVGGGQSGGRWLEPLSGVSSFISHPITPSDSSDPQPLSASGHLFPGTSTSSLDWSRWNSPPDRTESSKAQADSKGVKEGKKDPSSRRASKTQPEEKSVSDSKQQNVSNFARDWTVSFSKSKDGKGSHGKTGQTDQSGSTANLLSQKSSNLVDQVFNSSLFRHKDSSLTGGLTSGKIIDARSAEGRGRPIWTVDDREAQESLNPNNMEFWMDDIYTPGYDALLRRKEADQRRAKICKLIALIATAVVIILIIVIPICTIGS from the exons ATGGCTAACCTGCAGCAGGAATACCCCGGGGTCCTTCTGGGGATCCTAGAGGAATTGGCCAATATGAGGCAATGGCTGACGTTCCAGGACCTTTGCCGCATGGTCAGCACCCGCTTTGACCTAGAGCATCTCATCGAGCTCAGGAgtttgctgtttgctgctgccaGCCGGGACCCCTGTTTCCCAGCCACTCTCTTCAGAGACCGGGTTTCCACCAGAGGCCAAGGGCTATCACCCATAGGAGTCGCTGCTGACATTGTAACTATCTTCAATCTTATTCAGATGACGGGTGGGGCTCCTGATGACAGTCAGCCAATGAGAGCCCAGACAATCCTCCCTGTTGACCAGTCCCCAGGCCCCAGTCTGCCTGGAATCCACCAGCTGAACATTCCTGGTCAAGAGAGAGCACGCTCCCACTCTGATTCCAGTGGTGGGCCTATCGACCAGCATTTGCTGTTTCCGAGATCTAATTACTCTGCCCGCAAGCGAGCGAGTCTTCCGCCCGATCCCATCTCACTTGTGTCCTCCCCTCCAATCAGGGCGAGGGCTGTGTCCTTCGACTTGCCTCACACAACACTCTTGTACCCTAGTGGTCAAATCTCCAGCGAGGTCATGAAGAATATCTACTTGCCTTTGGAAACGGACAGTGAGTCTAGTGGAGATTCTGCACCCGTGGAGGTGTTTGAACCTGAACAGGGATCATCTGTTGACCAGAAGAGAAACATCTTTAGGAAGGACTTCCATAACCAGCCTCCTCTAATACCCCAGGTGACTGTCAGCAGTGAGTCTCCCAGTCCCAACACGGGGCAGAAAGGCTTTGACAATCGCAGCtttgaaaatattcagaatCCTTACCCGTCACCAACAACAGTCCACCAATCGCCAGAGCAGCGGGCTAAACATGAAAGCCTTGACGACCTGCAGGACTCAACTTATTTCGGACCTGGGTCAGCCCCAGAGTGGTCCCCCCGACACCTCCAGCCTCCCAAGGCCCCGAGGCCCATCTGGGGCAACAAGAGTCACAGTCTAGAGGACCGGATAGGCATGGGCAGCATTGGGATGGGGATGGAATCACAAGGGGGGCAACTTCCAAGACGATCAACCCCTGCTATCAGCAAATTGGGGTCCTCGGGAGGTGAGAGTGGGGATAGTGGATTGCCAAGTGGAGGTGATGCAGTTAAGGCACAGGGAACCCAGACAGACATACCGGACCCCCGGCGCCTCCGTAGCCTGGTCCACGCAGATCGCCTCTCTTTCATGACCTCATTGGATGACCCTGAGTTTGGTGAGGATGACATCAGTGCCATCTTTCGTTTCTTAGATGACATAAGCATGTGTGGCTCCACAGGAGTCCTGCACCCCAGTGATGGAACAGGGACCATCAACCAGGACACCCCCGAGGCCAGACGTGGTCGCCTAGGTCAACTCCAAAGGCTTTTCCACTCCTTGGAAAGCAGTGACGATGGGCTGAAGGCCAGTGTCTGTAAGCTGCTGCTCCGTATGAGCCAGATAGAAAGACAACTGGAGTCACTGAATGATGTAAAGGCCGAGATTTCCCAggttctctctgctctgcagcgaCTGGATGAAAAGATCCAGCAGCCTGTCGGTGGTGGACAAAGTGGCGGGCGATGGCTGGAGCCTCTCAGTGGTGTCTCCTCCTTTATTAGCCACCCTATAACTCCTTCTGACTCATCAGATCCTCAACCTCTGTCTGCATCTGGACATCTGTTTCCAGGGACCAGCACTAGTAGTCTGGACTGGAGCCGATGGAACTCTCCCCCCGACCGAACAGAGAGCAGCAAAGCTCAGGCTGATTCTAAGGGGGTGAAAGAAGGGAAGAAGGATCCATCATCCCGACGTGCCTCCAAAACGCAGCCTGAGGAGAAAAGTGTGTCTGATTCCAAACAGCAGAATGTTTCTAACTTTGCAAGAGACTGGACAGTGTCATTCTCAAAAAGTAAAGATGGCAAAGGCTCACATGGAAAAACTGGACAG ACAGATCAGTCAGGCAGCACAGCTAACCTACTCTCCCAAAAATCCTCCAACCTGGTGGACCAAGTGTTTAACTCATCCCTGTTCCGCCACAAAGACAGCAGTCTGACAGGTGGGCTAACCTCTGGGAAGATCATTGACGCCAGATCGGCTGAGGGGAGGGGTAGACCCATCTGGACTGTAGATGACAGAGAG GCTCAGGAGTCTCTTAACCCCAACAACATGGAATTCTGGATGGATGACATCTACACTCCAGGCTACGATGCTCTGCTCAGGCGTAAAGAGGCTGACCAGCGCCGGGCCAAGATCTGCAAGCTGATTGCACTCATTGCCACTGCAGTGGTTATCATTCTCATCATTGTCATTCCTATTTGCACCATAGGCTCGTGA